The Methanobacterium lacus genome includes a region encoding these proteins:
- a CDS encoding glycosyltransferase — protein MAIFKRTSKMLNNLRSKVSEETGSTQELSNNEDMNYLYEVSVVTPSYKGEKHIVRFLDSMKNQSLAQHLFEVIIIINGEQDSTQDLVEKFKLKNPDMNIKIPYSKLANASNARNIGVKTAEGKYITFIDDDDYVSPNFLEELYKHAAPERIVMAPMMDVDENNNINPNSNKDIVEGIINDPYTNIGRYFSFTACKLIPSSNLKRIAFDVDLTSGEDIVFFANLMTSNNFEVYMVKKESKAIYYRVLRSDSVSRKPMSFKFNVEDRLAVIKKLNDYLSKTDNADGISGLKIRINAQTTFINKYLKAHPNEYNRVLEAIHSADLEYFNMNELNRNLAQKLYISFSFLPYNDISSYFMGKRISKTGNIVDVISNNMDPMRKRDETSMKITEDYLGRNVIINSVPTLGNWKHMKNFCEKGITAIDQLVKQNNGYEEIYSYSMYPASNLLAFNYKLKHPEVKWIVEFSDQSIYENIGDIINATIDEPDVLSKLNKTLVENGFPEDSSGKIFFLNEYLAYAFADELIFQSENQKQYMLDKFPYPELMEVINKKIEVIAPPVLDCKFYSLIHQNYQLNSDIVNFAYFDSAHEKIHLEQVYSAIKTLKDNFKDKFMIHVFTNDPEGFKHSIKGLVDEGCLNINPQVNFLEFLNLTTKFDCLIVTDQKTKQTKPSNPFLPSKFYDYVGSGTDIWGISEEGSALSLQNMKYKSDMYDSQSIHDSLVHIIENHLRIKF, from the coding sequence ATGGCCATTTTCAAACGTACATCAAAGATGCTGAACAATTTAAGGAGTAAAGTTTCTGAAGAGACTGGTTCAACCCAAGAACTTAGTAACAACGAGGATATGAATTATTTGTACGAAGTCAGTGTTGTTACACCCAGTTACAAGGGAGAAAAGCATATTGTCCGATTTTTAGATTCCATGAAGAATCAGAGTTTAGCACAACACCTCTTTGAAGTTATCATAATCATTAATGGAGAGCAGGACAGTACCCAAGATCTTGTTGAAAAATTCAAGCTCAAAAATCCCGATATGAACATAAAGATTCCATACTCAAAACTTGCAAACGCATCAAATGCCCGTAATATTGGAGTTAAAACTGCTGAAGGCAAGTATATCACCTTTATTGATGATGATGATTATGTGTCCCCAAATTTTTTGGAGGAACTTTACAAGCATGCTGCTCCTGAGAGAATAGTCATGGCTCCAATGATGGATGTGGATGAAAACAACAACATCAATCCCAATTCAAACAAAGATATTGTTGAAGGAATAATAAACGATCCGTACACCAATATAGGCCGTTACTTCTCATTCACTGCATGTAAACTGATTCCATCATCTAATTTAAAGAGGATAGCCTTCGATGTTGATCTCACAAGTGGAGAAGACATCGTGTTCTTTGCAAATCTTATGACTTCGAACAATTTTGAAGTTTACATGGTAAAAAAAGAATCAAAAGCCATTTACTACAGGGTGCTAAGATCAGACTCTGTTTCTAGAAAGCCCATGAGCTTCAAATTTAATGTGGAAGATCGTCTCGCTGTAATCAAGAAATTAAACGACTACCTATCTAAGACAGATAATGCAGATGGCATAAGTGGACTTAAAATAAGGATAAACGCACAAACAACCTTCATAAATAAATATCTGAAGGCACATCCCAACGAATATAACCGAGTTCTTGAAGCCATACACAGTGCTGACTTGGAATACTTTAACATGAATGAATTAAATAGAAATCTTGCCCAAAAACTCTACATATCCTTCAGTTTTTTGCCATACAACGATATAAGTTCCTACTTCATGGGAAAACGCATATCTAAAACCGGAAACATCGTCGACGTTATTTCCAACAACATGGATCCCATGAGGAAAAGGGATGAAACCAGTATGAAGATCACGGAAGATTATTTGGGAAGGAACGTCATCATCAACTCTGTTCCAACACTTGGAAACTGGAAACACATGAAGAATTTTTGTGAAAAAGGAATAACTGCCATAGACCAATTAGTTAAACAAAATAATGGCTACGAAGAGATTTACAGCTATTCCATGTATCCTGCATCCAATTTATTGGCATTTAACTACAAATTGAAACATCCAGAAGTAAAGTGGATAGTTGAGTTTTCAGATCAATCTATTTATGAGAATATTGGAGACATCATAAATGCAACCATAGATGAACCTGATGTGTTAAGCAAACTCAACAAAACCCTTGTTGAGAACGGATTTCCAGAGGATTCCTCCGGAAAAATCTTCTTTTTAAATGAATATTTAGCATATGCATTTGCAGATGAACTAATATTTCAAAGCGAAAATCAGAAGCAGTACATGTTGGATAAGTTTCCATACCCAGAACTAATGGAAGTTATCAACAAAAAAATCGAAGTAATTGCTCCACCAGTACTGGACTGCAAATTTTACAGTTTAATCCACCAGAATTACCAATTAAATTCTGATATCGTGAACTTCGCCTACTTCGATTCAGCCCATGAAAAAATACATTTAGAACAAGTTTACAGTGCTATTAAAACCTTGAAGGATAACTTCAAGGACAAGTTCATGATCCATGTCTTCACAAACGATCCTGAAGGATTTAAACACAGCATAAAGGGGTTGGTGGACGAGGGCTGTTTGAATATTAATCCCCAAGTAAATTTTCTCGAATTCTTAAATCTAACAACCAAATTTGACTGTTTAATTGTTACAGATCAAAAAACAAAACAAACAAAACCCTCAAATCCATTTCTACCATCTAAATTTTATGATTACGTTGGAAGTGGAACAGATATTTGGGGAATAAGTGAAGAAGGAAGTGCTTTGAGTCTCCAAAACATGAAGTACAAATCTGATATGTATGACTCCCAATCAATCCATGACAGCTTGGTTCACATCATTGAAAACCACCTTAGAATAAAATTTTAA
- a CDS encoding EFR1 family ferrodoxin (N-terminal region resembles flavodoxins. C-terminal ferrodoxin region binds two 4Fe-4S clusters.) yields MIFYFSGTGNSLYVAQKLQETEGGELINITDALNKKQFKYQTVDGEKVGIIFPVYFNGLPTIVEQFMEKLTIDNSNQPFIYTVVTCGSSIGRADKMVANQLQTKDLELSSAFSVEMPSNYVMIYDTYDAEKEKSKLQVAEKQIENIKKLLKTNKKGNFSKHGIIAILTPLIYKLYGMRRNTEKFYTTDACNGCALCEEICPEMAIKLENGKPEWTKDKCSHCTACINRCPKRAIQYGKATEKRGRYINPNVVFEVNKKN; encoded by the coding sequence ATGATATTTTACTTTTCAGGCACTGGAAACTCGTTGTATGTTGCACAAAAATTACAGGAAACAGAAGGTGGAGAACTCATCAACATAACAGATGCGTTGAACAAGAAACAATTTAAATACCAAACAGTGGATGGTGAAAAGGTTGGAATAATTTTTCCAGTCTACTTCAATGGACTGCCAACAATTGTAGAGCAATTTATGGAAAAATTAACAATAGATAATTCCAACCAACCATTCATATACACAGTAGTTACATGTGGATCCTCAATTGGGCGTGCAGATAAAATGGTGGCCAACCAGCTTCAAACCAAGGATCTAGAGTTAAGCAGTGCATTTTCTGTTGAGATGCCCTCTAACTACGTCATGATATACGATACTTACGATGCTGAAAAAGAGAAATCCAAACTTCAAGTTGCAGAAAAACAGATAGAAAACATAAAAAAACTTCTTAAAACTAATAAGAAGGGTAATTTTTCTAAACATGGTATAATTGCCATATTAACACCATTAATCTATAAATTGTATGGAATGAGGCGTAACACCGAAAAATTTTATACTACAGATGCATGCAACGGCTGTGCCCTCTGTGAAGAAATTTGTCCAGAAATGGCAATAAAACTTGAAAATGGAAAACCAGAATGGACAAAGGATAAATGCAGTCATTGTACCGCATGTATAAACCGTTGTCCTAAAAGGGCTATTCAATATGGTAAAGCAACAGAAAAACGTGGACGTTACATTAATCCAAACGTAGTATTTGAAGTTAATAAAAAAAATTAA
- a CDS encoding glycosyltransferase family 2 protein, translating into MKKGTQTIGNYVEKTSLKEYPRKIGRKLKYKIKGVGKSKVQHRSFRDFTGFLSNSVISPMIMAPFREQDKRCFATMENITKYLTLNSLTNQDEMVTVILPVYNRIDTVKSSIESVLNQSYRNFELIVVDDGSDDGSKELLESLKDEKITLLHNTTRKGVSKARNRGLEVAKGKYVAYLDSDNLWDPRYLAAMVGAFKRLADAEVVYSGQYLFKGNAQNPYAVRFGSFNRSLLNNRNYIDINSLCHKKELTDRIGGFDESLVRLVDYDLILRMSENAQIYSVPVILSHYYYDNADNTITNIPGYVHYLDIVREKNLKRRDERMESPLLEILDRGVSIIIPSYEALEDIKECIEAIEEQYPEAVEIVVVDNNSEGAVVEFLKKLEDESRIKLILNPVNYGFTYAVNQGIEISKPENDILSMNNDAILTPGSIEALQKTAYNLSDAGVVVPQQVLPPETKTINEHVPFAYPQYECDVNLSKAHDNIINVPVFHSGSVVELSFAPFFCAYIKRSVFDDSVGLDPENGRHYRSDRIFCNYVRHIMKLKVYYVEKAVVYHKLQKSTDDLKNQPKKGADYDVMFQKNRWEPENAEKLGYKTPVWDF; encoded by the coding sequence ATGAAAAAAGGAACTCAAACCATTGGAAACTACGTGGAAAAAACCAGTTTAAAGGAGTATCCAAGAAAGATTGGTCGAAAGTTAAAGTATAAAATCAAAGGAGTAGGTAAATCCAAAGTACAACACCGCAGTTTCAGAGATTTCACAGGATTTCTCTCAAATTCTGTTATTTCCCCCATGATAATGGCCCCATTTCGTGAACAGGATAAAAGATGTTTTGCCACCATGGAAAATATTACCAAGTATTTAACATTAAATTCTCTGACAAACCAAGATGAAATGGTTACAGTCATACTTCCAGTTTACAACAGAATAGACACTGTTAAGAGTTCGATTGAATCCGTGCTTAACCAGTCCTACAGAAATTTTGAACTAATAGTAGTCGATGATGGCAGTGATGATGGTTCAAAGGAATTGTTAGAATCACTGAAGGATGAAAAAATAACACTGCTTCACAACACTACACGTAAAGGAGTTTCTAAAGCTAGAAATAGGGGTCTGGAAGTTGCAAAAGGAAAGTACGTGGCTTACCTTGATTCTGACAACTTGTGGGATCCAAGATATCTTGCAGCGATGGTGGGGGCTTTTAAAAGGTTGGCAGATGCCGAAGTTGTGTACAGTGGCCAGTATCTTTTTAAGGGAAATGCTCAAAATCCATACGCTGTTCGTTTTGGAAGTTTTAACAGATCCCTGTTAAACAACCGTAACTACATCGATATTAACTCCCTATGCCACAAAAAGGAACTAACTGATCGGATTGGAGGTTTTGATGAGTCCCTTGTTAGGCTGGTTGATTACGACCTTATTTTACGCATGTCTGAAAACGCTCAGATCTACTCGGTTCCAGTTATTCTATCCCACTACTACTACGATAATGCCGATAACACCATCACAAACATTCCAGGTTACGTGCACTACCTTGATATCGTGCGTGAAAAAAATCTGAAGAGAAGGGATGAAAGAATGGAATCTCCTCTTTTAGAGATTTTAGATCGTGGTGTGAGCATTATAATTCCGAGTTATGAGGCATTAGAAGATATTAAAGAATGTATTGAAGCCATAGAAGAACAGTATCCTGAGGCTGTTGAGATCGTTGTTGTGGACAACAATTCTGAGGGTGCAGTTGTGGAGTTCCTGAAAAAATTAGAAGATGAATCTAGGATCAAACTCATATTAAACCCTGTTAACTACGGTTTTACCTATGCAGTTAATCAGGGAATAGAAATTTCCAAACCTGAAAATGATATTCTTTCAATGAACAACGATGCAATTTTAACACCAGGATCGATTGAAGCCCTTCAAAAAACAGCTTACAACCTTTCAGATGCAGGTGTTGTTGTTCCTCAACAAGTACTGCCCCCTGAAACTAAAACCATCAATGAACATGTTCCATTTGCATATCCACAGTACGAATGTGATGTTAACCTTTCTAAGGCACATGATAACATCATAAATGTTCCTGTTTTCCATTCTGGAAGTGTTGTGGAACTGAGTTTTGCACCATTTTTCTGTGCCTACATCAAAAGATCTGTTTTCGATGATTCAGTGGGATTAGACCCTGAAAATGGTAGACATTACCGTTCAGACCGTATCTTCTGCAACTACGTAAGACACATCATGAAGTTAAAGGTTTACTACGTTGAAAAGGCTGTGGTTTATCACAAACTGCAAAAATCTACAGACGATCTTAAAAATCAACCTAAAAAGGGTGCAGATTATGATGTGATGTTCCAAAAAAACAGGTGGGAACCTGAAAATGCAGAGAAATTAGGTTATAAAACACCTGTATGGGATTTTTAA
- a CDS encoding glycosyltransferase family protein, which translates to MPKMFKLVSKNGLRMIKYSLHDDYSLFKHELQRAKAKIFKPQNKIENKRPEMNLLEKKEKYNELIKHNNELTDLFLFKDDSPKVSIIINLDSSCDLNSLFNKFHHNLVYPNFEVIVIADHLAEDTGEFISKLKNQFSVDLIENSNGRSYAEIHNSTVESVNGEYLLFLDGNLKPTYGWLNSLMQTTLENRNTGCVGAKIVNPNLEDGPNNFKIQSIGAEFVETKNGNFIVSEMANGLDPNEEICMKQNLRAAVNKKAFLISKALFLEVGGFDESYQNCFESIDLSLKLLKKGYSNIYNPNSIIFNCLNPDNSPSRNEKDDLILFNNRWNQFLRGNVLLDKIETSHVFSLEKLKVAFAVSESGEHASAGDYFTAKEFGEAIKSLGWDVCFLPRNGPDYWYDLDDVDVVISLLYTFDPRRIRSSRGSLIKIAWPRNWFDRWTFFPWFGNYDLVLVPSKISQMFVKEHSGKDATLVPLATNPNRFNNEIPESEDYYSDYCFTGSYWNDYREIIDLLDPDKLPYKFNLYGKNWELIPKFKPYHRGFINYINIPKLYASTKIVIDDANSATKAYGSVNSRVYDALACGTLVLTNGKLGALEIFGEDLPVFETETQLNNLLNHFLEVDEDRIDLVEKLQKFVVENHTYFNRALQLKKTLIEYLHSKQS; encoded by the coding sequence ATGCCGAAAATGTTTAAATTAGTTTCTAAAAACGGTTTAAGAATGATTAAATACAGTCTACACGATGACTACAGTTTATTTAAACACGAACTTCAACGTGCAAAGGCTAAAATCTTCAAACCACAAAACAAAATCGAAAACAAGCGGCCTGAAATGAATCTCCTTGAAAAAAAAGAGAAATACAACGAATTAATCAAGCATAATAACGAATTAACGGATTTATTTTTATTTAAAGATGATTCTCCCAAGGTTTCAATCATCATAAACTTGGACAGTTCCTGTGATCTAAACAGCTTGTTTAACAAGTTTCATCACAACCTAGTTTATCCCAATTTTGAAGTCATTGTCATCGCTGATCATTTAGCCGAAGATACTGGAGAATTTATTTCAAAACTCAAAAACCAGTTTTCAGTGGATTTAATTGAAAATTCTAATGGCAGATCCTACGCCGAAATACACAACAGCACAGTTGAAAGTGTAAATGGAGAATACTTACTGTTTTTAGATGGTAACCTCAAACCTACATATGGATGGTTGAATAGTTTAATGCAAACAACATTGGAAAATAGGAACACAGGATGTGTTGGTGCCAAAATAGTTAATCCAAACCTGGAAGATGGTCCCAATAATTTCAAAATTCAAAGTATTGGTGCAGAGTTTGTTGAAACCAAAAATGGAAATTTCATAGTGTCTGAAATGGCCAACGGTTTAGATCCTAACGAAGAAATTTGTATGAAACAGAATTTAAGGGCAGCTGTTAACAAGAAAGCATTTCTCATAAGTAAAGCCCTGTTTTTAGAGGTTGGTGGTTTTGATGAATCGTACCAAAACTGTTTTGAAAGCATTGATCTCTCTTTAAAACTCTTAAAAAAGGGTTATTCAAATATTTACAACCCAAATTCCATTATATTTAACTGTTTAAATCCAGATAATTCTCCAAGTAGAAATGAAAAGGATGATCTGATCCTTTTTAACAACAGATGGAACCAATTTTTACGAGGGAATGTGTTGTTGGATAAAATTGAAACCAGCCATGTTTTCAGTTTGGAGAAACTCAAGGTTGCATTTGCAGTGAGTGAAAGTGGAGAACATGCTTCTGCAGGGGATTATTTCACTGCAAAAGAGTTTGGTGAAGCCATTAAAAGTTTAGGATGGGACGTGTGCTTTTTACCTAGAAATGGTCCTGATTATTGGTATGACCTTGATGATGTGGATGTTGTTATCTCACTCTTGTACACCTTTGATCCTCGAAGGATACGTAGTTCTAGGGGATCACTCATAAAAATTGCATGGCCACGTAATTGGTTTGATAGGTGGACCTTTTTTCCATGGTTTGGAAATTACGATCTAGTTCTAGTACCGAGCAAAATTTCCCAAATGTTTGTGAAGGAACACAGTGGTAAGGATGCAACTTTGGTGCCACTTGCAACCAATCCCAACAGGTTTAACAATGAAATACCGGAATCTGAAGATTATTACAGTGACTACTGTTTCACAGGCAGTTACTGGAACGATTATAGAGAAATTATCGATCTTCTCGATCCAGATAAGCTTCCGTACAAGTTTAATCTGTATGGTAAGAACTGGGAGTTAATACCTAAATTTAAACCCTACCACAGGGGATTTATAAATTATATCAACATTCCCAAACTTTATGCTTCAACAAAAATCGTTATAGACGATGCAAACAGTGCAACAAAGGCTTATGGCTCTGTAAACAGCAGAGTTTATGATGCACTTGCCTGCGGAACCCTGGTACTGACCAATGGCAAGTTGGGTGCTTTAGAAATTTTTGGGGAAGATTTACCGGTTTTTGAAACTGAAACTCAATTAAACAATTTGCTCAACCATTTTCTTGAAGTTGATGAGGATAGGATCGATCTTGTTGAAAAATTACAGAAATTTGTAGTTGAAAACCATACCTACTTTAACAGGGCACTACAACTTAAAAAAACATTGATTGAATACCTACACAGTAAACAAAGTTAA
- a CDS encoding accessory Sec system protein Asp2: MGFADYIKANEEVHKAGSEVKYLFCEKEGADKLIVTFPGFTNSGKFKYRYVRTLQDVNAHRLFLLDEFGVRGCYLLGHHRSFKIETVVMSLITSMLKKYGLKIDDVILQGSSKGGWMALYYGIKYRFGHVIAGGPQTKMGDFLIKEDVEIQPDEKIHVFSKVRVADYIAGGHEHGDLTYLNNLLYEQLYRDPEDFPMIYIHVGKGDSHFENHIKPFVTQLDINNIKYELDIQEYHEHNDLGIFYPKFLLKTLQTIDDKLIPQRMKI; encoded by the coding sequence ATGGGATTTGCGGATTATATTAAGGCTAATGAAGAAGTTCATAAGGCAGGTTCAGAGGTAAAATATTTATTTTGTGAAAAAGAAGGTGCTGATAAACTTATCGTAACGTTTCCAGGATTCACTAACTCTGGTAAATTCAAATATCGTTATGTGAGAACTCTGCAAGATGTTAACGCACACAGACTTTTTTTATTAGATGAATTCGGTGTGCGTGGATGTTATCTCCTTGGCCATCACAGAAGCTTCAAGATCGAAACTGTTGTTATGTCCCTTATAACATCAATGCTCAAAAAATACGGCTTGAAAATTGATGATGTTATACTTCAAGGATCGTCGAAAGGTGGATGGATGGCCCTTTACTACGGCATTAAATACAGATTTGGACATGTTATTGCTGGCGGACCCCAAACTAAGATGGGTGACTTCTTGATCAAAGAAGATGTTGAGATACAACCAGATGAAAAAATTCATGTTTTCAGTAAGGTGCGGGTGGCAGATTACATAGCCGGAGGTCATGAACACGGAGATTTAACCTATTTAAACAACTTACTTTACGAACAGTTGTACCGAGATCCTGAAGATTTTCCAATGATCTACATTCATGTGGGTAAGGGGGATTCGCATTTCGAAAACCATATAAAACCATTTGTAACCCAGTTAGATATTAATAACATCAAATATGAGCTAGACATACAAGAGTATCATGAACATAACGATCTAGGAATATTTTACCCTAAATTTCTACTTAAAACATTGCAAACAATAGACGATAAACTCATACCCCAGAGGATGAAAATTTAG
- the rfbA gene encoding glucose-1-phosphate thymidylyltransferase RfbA, which produces MKGIILAGGSGTRLYPITKAVSKQLLPIYDKPMIYYPLSVLMLAGIREILIISTPTDLPRYKELLGDGTDLGVEFSYRVQDEPRGLADAFIVGEDFIGEESVALVLGDNIFHGHRFSEILKRAASLDKGAVIFGYYVKNPRPFGVVEFDEEGNVLSVEEKPENPKSNYVVPGLYFYDNSVIDIAKNIAPSDRGEIEITSVNDEYLKRKELKVELLGRGMAWLDTGTHIGLLEASNYVEAIQKRQGFYIACLEEISFNNGWIDEDIVLKSAESLEKTDYSKYLVELVKRNGNDI; this is translated from the coding sequence ATGAAGGGAATAATACTTGCAGGTGGTTCAGGCACTAGGCTTTACCCAATTACCAAGGCAGTTTCTAAACAGTTACTTCCAATCTATGATAAACCCATGATCTACTATCCTTTATCAGTTTTGATGCTGGCAGGAATAAGGGAAATACTCATAATTTCAACTCCAACAGACCTTCCAAGGTACAAAGAACTTCTTGGAGATGGAACAGATTTGGGTGTTGAATTCTCTTACAGAGTACAGGACGAACCCAGAGGTCTTGCAGATGCTTTTATTGTGGGTGAAGATTTCATTGGAGAAGAAAGTGTGGCACTGGTACTTGGAGACAACATATTCCACGGCCACAGATTCAGTGAAATTCTTAAAAGAGCAGCATCACTCGATAAGGGTGCAGTTATCTTTGGTTACTATGTGAAAAATCCAAGGCCCTTTGGTGTGGTTGAATTTGATGAAGAGGGAAATGTTCTGTCAGTGGAAGAAAAACCTGAAAACCCCAAAAGTAACTACGTTGTTCCAGGACTTTACTTCTACGATAACTCAGTCATAGATATTGCCAAAAACATTGCACCATCAGACAGGGGAGAAATAGAAATAACCTCTGTAAACGACGAATACCTTAAAAGGAAAGAGTTGAAGGTTGAACTTCTAGGAAGGGGAATGGCTTGGCTTGACACAGGAACCCATATAGGACTCTTAGAGGCAAGTAACTATGTTGAAGCCATACAAAAAAGACAGGGCTTTTACATCGCATGTTTAGAGGAAATATCATTCAACAATGGATGGATCGATGAAGATATCGTGCTAAAATCTGCAGAATCACTCGAAAAAACAGATTACAGTAAATATTTAGTTGAACTTGTAAAAAGGAATGGAAACGACATTTAA
- the rfbD gene encoding dTDP-4-dehydrorhamnose reductase, which yields MKVMIIGSEGMLGHDLVAVLSPLHEVVTTTIDTLDITDIDKTIKTVKKNNPDVLIHAAAITDVDGSESNPDLAYKVNAIGTRNVAVACKEVGASMVYISTDYVFDGTNTTPYNEYDQTKPLGVYGKTKHTGETYVRDTLSKFYIVRTAWLYGYHGPNFVTTMLNLAKNTKDISVVDDQVGSPTYTVDLANAISTIINRSSYGIYHFTNTDHCSWFDFATEIFKQAGVEVNLKPVTTEEFPRPAPRPKYSVLNHYSWKMEGYPPIRNYKEALKDYMKLLGH from the coding sequence ATGAAAGTAATGATTATTGGTTCTGAAGGTATGTTAGGTCATGATTTGGTTGCTGTTTTATCTCCACTACATGAGGTCGTCACAACAACCATAGACACATTGGATATTACTGATATTGATAAAACAATAAAAACAGTGAAAAAAAACAATCCAGATGTGCTTATTCACGCCGCTGCAATAACAGATGTGGATGGAAGTGAATCAAACCCTGATTTAGCCTACAAAGTTAATGCAATAGGTACAAGAAACGTTGCTGTAGCATGTAAAGAGGTTGGTGCTTCCATGGTTTACATTTCAACAGACTATGTTTTTGATGGTACCAACACAACTCCATACAACGAATATGATCAAACCAAACCATTGGGAGTCTACGGTAAAACCAAACACACCGGTGAAACCTATGTTCGTGACACCTTAAGCAAGTTTTACATCGTTCGAACTGCATGGTTATATGGATATCATGGTCCAAACTTTGTAACAACCATGTTAAACCTGGCAAAAAATACCAAAGACATCTCTGTTGTGGATGATCAAGTTGGATCACCTACCTACACAGTAGACCTTGCAAACGCAATATCCACCATTATCAACAGATCATCCTACGGAATTTACCACTTCACCAACACAGACCATTGTTCCTGGTTCGACTTTGCAACTGAGATCTTTAAACAGGCAGGGGTTGAAGTCAACTTAAAACCTGTTACAACAGAAGAATTCCCACGACCAGCACCAAGACCAAAATATTCAGTTTTAAACCATTACAGCTGGAAAATGGAAGGATATCCACCTATAAGAAACTACAAAGAAGCACTTAAAGATTACATGAAATTATTAGGGCACTGA
- a CDS encoding DUF1616 domain-containing protein, with protein sequence MKRLYSKDLGIIFLLTALYIILISFPNFSGKYILDMVFFALFFLFIGYSLIALIRPEEDYKDILRKPVLLLEFSVLLTLTVSIILMFSYLGLKIRSLVMVLSVVIMVMSISAYIRRINHYNSLKYEKATGREGVDAVSQNIKTLTKSSVESAELPNETPVPKSESYPVENQGPNSEPDKLVVTEDNIREKFIKKVEEEEKPVKTSKSATAGKKVYLDLVIIDLLSIFVLITYFVKIQNIGVVSYFIGLLYMLFLVGYPVTRIFFAGKNSISKKSLIGISIGLSLPITSIIGTVLNSTPYGLSVHNILFPLAVLTLILSLYANKRVKSFKN encoded by the coding sequence ATGAAACGTTTATATTCAAAGGATTTGGGTATAATATTCCTTTTAACAGCTTTATATATCATTTTAATATCCTTTCCTAATTTCAGTGGGAAGTACATACTGGACATGGTATTCTTTGCACTTTTCTTCCTGTTTATAGGGTACTCTTTAATAGCTTTAATTAGGCCTGAAGAAGATTATAAAGACATATTACGTAAACCCGTACTTTTACTTGAGTTCAGTGTTTTGCTTACTCTGACTGTGAGTATCATTCTCATGTTTTCGTACCTTGGTCTCAAGATCAGATCGCTCGTGATGGTGCTTTCAGTAGTTATCATGGTAATGTCCATATCTGCATATATTCGAAGAATAAATCATTACAACTCTCTGAAGTATGAAAAAGCAACTGGAAGGGAAGGGGTTGATGCAGTTTCACAAAACATTAAGACACTGACAAAATCATCAGTTGAATCTGCAGAACTTCCAAATGAAACACCTGTACCTAAATCAGAAAGTTATCCCGTTGAAAACCAAGGTCCAAACTCGGAACCTGATAAATTGGTTGTAACAGAGGACAACATCCGTGAAAAATTCATAAAAAAAGTTGAAGAAGAGGAAAAACCTGTAAAAACTTCAAAATCTGCAACTGCCGGTAAAAAAGTCTACTTAGATCTTGTAATAATTGATCTGTTGAGTATTTTTGTTTTGATAACCTACTTCGTTAAAATACAAAATATTGGTGTGGTTTCCTACTTCATTGGTTTGTTGTACATGTTATTTTTGGTTGGTTACCCAGTAACCAGAATATTTTTCGCTGGAAAAAACAGTATCAGCAAGAAGTCATTGATAGGCATAAGTATTGGACTAAGTTTACCCATAACCTCAATTATTGGAACAGTACTTAACAGCACCCCCTACGGACTCAGTGTTCACAACATCCTATTCCCACTGGCTGTTTTAACCCTTATTTTAAGTTTGTATGCTAATAAAAGAGTTAAATCTTTTAAAAATTAG